A window of Bacteroidota bacterium genomic DNA:
CTTATTAAAAGGCGTATCATTGAAACAAGCAAAAATTTTTGATGCGGGAGGATAAATAATATGCTTTTTTTTCTCTTCAACAAGAAATTCTTTTAATATTTTGAAATAATCACTCTTAAATTCTTCCTGAAGAACTTCTTTCCATGATTCTTCAATAACAGGGTTTATTTTGTTGTTAATATTTTCTTTACTATTTATTGAAACCTTTTCTTCCATATTGCCGTATTAGCAGGGCAAAATTAACAACAAGTTATTTCTGTTAGTAAAAATGAAGACAAAACTTTTTGCCTATTTCCAGGAAAACACTACTTTTGTTTCACAATTAAGGTTTGGTACAAAGTTTGCCTTGCGTCTGACAAACAAATCTAAACATTAAGTAATCAAAGTTAAAACATGAAAAAATTATTCGCCCTCATTGCCACCGTAATGCTGTTTGTCATCATTCTTTCTTCCTGCAAGAGCCACGAACTCTGCCCTGCTTACGGAAAAGCAAATGCTAAAACTCATTCCGAGAAACAGGTTTAACCTTTTTAATTTATTTATCACCCGCTTTCAGTAATGGAAGCGGGTTTTTTGCTTTATATCAGGATGCAGACTTTTCGCAACCGGGCAATTGACGGCAGTGCGTTCCAGCAAGTCCTTTTCTTTTTGAGAATATTTGTTCGCAGGAAAAAACATATCCACATAAATTTCTGAAACCCTGCGAGGGCTTTCTGCCATCACTTTGAGAATTTCCACTTTTGTTCCATCTATATTAATATTATTTCTTCGGGCAACAATTCCCATCACCGTGAGCATGCAGGTGCCGAGCGATGTAGCAAGCAAATCGGTAGGCGAAAATGCCTCGCCTTTTCCATTGTTATCCACCTGGGCATCGGTAATCACCTGCTGTCCGGATTTCTGATGCGTTAAAACGGTTCGCAATTCGCCTTTATAAACAACTTCAGATGTATGCATTGGGTTGGTGTAATTTTTGTACTCAAAATTAAAATTATTCCGCCAGGTTTTGTACATTTGTTTAGAAGATTCAGGAATGAAAAGAATTGCTCCGATATTTTTTTCGCTATTCTCCCTCGTGCTTTGCGCGCAGGATAATATTGTTTCCGGAATAAATACTCCCGTAAAACAAAATGACGATGTGCAATTGCTTTACCGCAACGAACGCGAGTTTGGCGGTGTGCTTCATTCTTCGGGATGGGGATTTAATTACCGCAGGGGAAAGCACATTACCGGCTATAAAAAACGCACGTATGAATTTGAAATGGTAGGGCTGCGTCATCCAAAAGAAATAAAATCGCAGGTGGGAGATTTCAGCACAAAAGGATATTTTTATGGAAAACAATTTACGGTTACACTTCTGCGTGGCGGCTATGGAATTCATAAAGTAATTGCCGGCAAAAGCGACAGGCGCGGAGTGGAATTGCGGTTGGTTACCATTGGCGGTCCGGTGCTGGCGCTTGCAAAACCTGTTTACCTCACCATCTGGTATCCGCAAGATAATTCTTCTTACGGTGACTCTAAATTTGAAAGATACGACCCGTACAATCCCATGCATAAGCCGGTTGACCAGGGAGGAAACATTGTTGGGCGCGCGTCTTATTTTCATGGCATTGGTGAAATGAATTTTTTTCCGGGCGCATTTTTCAAACTCGGGCTTAGTTTCGAGCATTCAAATGTGGATGACGATATTAAACTTTTTGAAACCGGAATTACCGTGGATGCTTTTTATAAAACTATTCCCATTATGGCTACTGCAAAAAACAACCAGGTATATGTGAATGTTTATCTGAATATCATGTTCGGAAAGAAATGGTTTTAATCTTCGAAAAATGTTTCATCCCTATGGGACGAAATCCGAAAATTACGAAAAGCATTTCCTAAAATTTATTTGTGTCTGAAATTCTTGAACCTCGTGCAAAAAAACCCGATTGGCTTCGGGTAAAACTTCCCACCGGAAAAAATTATCTGCACGTTCGAAAATTAGTTGACACCCATAAACTCCACACCATTTGCGAAAGCGGCAACTGCCCGAACATGGGCGAATGCTGGGGAGCGGGCACCGCCACCTTCATGATTCTTGGAAATGTTTGCACGCGCTCGTGCGGTTTTTGCGCAGTGGCGACCGGAAAACCTTCTGCAGTAGATAAAGCAGAACCCATGCGTGTTGCAACTTCCGTGAAATTGATGAACGTGAAGCATTGCGTAATTACTTCGGTGGACAGAGATGATTTGCCCGATGGAGGTTCTGAAATTTGGGTGGAAACTATTCGCGCAGTCAGAAAAATTTCTCCGCAAACAAAATTTGAAACGCTCATTCCCGATTTCAAAGGAATAAAGGAAAACATGGACGTGGTTTTTGCAGAAAGACCTGATGTACTTTCTCATAATCTGGAAACAGTATCCAGATTAACAAAACAAGTGCGGGTGCAGGCGAAGTACGAGAGAAGTTTGGAAGTTCTCAGGCGCGCCAAAGAATTTAATCTTCGGACAAAATCAGGAATTATGCTTGGCTTGGGCGAAACCGAAAAAGAAATTTTAGAAACGATGGATAATTTGCGCAGTGCCAATGTGGATGTGCTCACGCTCGGACAATACCTTCAGCCCACCAGGCAGCATTTACCGGTAAAAGAATTCATTCACCCGGAAATTTTTTCCCGCTATAAAGAAATCGGCTTATCAAAAGGTTTTCGCTATGTGGAAAGCGGTCCGCTGGTGCGTTCTTCTTATCATGCCGAACGCCACGTGTTATAATCTTTTTTTAGTTCTTAAACATTGAAAGCAGCTGCGCGAGTTTCGGCTTAAGGTCTTTGCGACTAACAATCATATCGAGGAAACCGTGCTCTAACAAAAATTCGGATGTCTGAAATCCTTTCGGCAAATCTTTCTTGATGGTTTCTTTGATTACGCGCGGTCCGGCAAAACCAATGAGCGCGCCCGGCTCTGCAAGATTCAAATCACCGAGCATGGCATACGAAGCAGTAACTCCGCCTGTCGTTGGGTCGGTCATCAAGGAGATGAAAGGAATTTTTTCATCGGCAAGCAGCGTGAGTTTGGCAGAAGTTTTTGCCAGTTG
This region includes:
- a CDS encoding OsmC family protein, translating into MHTSEVVYKGELRTVLTHQKSGQQVITDAQVDNNGKGEAFSPTDLLATSLGTCMLTVMGIVARRNNINIDGTKVEILKVMAESPRRVSEIYVDMFFPANKYSQKEKDLLERTAVNCPVAKSLHPDIKQKTRFHY
- the lipA gene encoding lipoyl synthase, with translation MSEILEPRAKKPDWLRVKLPTGKNYLHVRKLVDTHKLHTICESGNCPNMGECWGAGTATFMILGNVCTRSCGFCAVATGKPSAVDKAEPMRVATSVKLMNVKHCVITSVDRDDLPDGGSEIWVETIRAVRKISPQTKFETLIPDFKGIKENMDVVFAERPDVLSHNLETVSRLTKQVRVQAKYERSLEVLRRAKEFNLRTKSGIMLGLGETEKEILETMDNLRSANVDVLTLGQYLQPTRQHLPVKEFIHPEIFSRYKEIGLSKGFRYVESGPLVRSSYHAERHVL